In one Sphingomonas hankookensis genomic region, the following are encoded:
- a CDS encoding secondary thiamine-phosphate synthase enzyme YjbQ: MRQEHGELVVTTNGQGLVLITGQVRHWVDSTGIASGLLTLFCRHTSASLLVQENASEAARDDLERYFRHIAPESDRYAHDEEGPDDMPAHLRTALTDVSLSIPVIGHRPVLGTWQGIYLFEHRRAAHRRRIAVHLIGE, translated from the coding sequence ATGCGACAGGAACATGGCGAGCTGGTGGTCACCACCAACGGACAGGGGCTGGTGCTGATCACGGGACAGGTGCGGCACTGGGTCGATTCGACCGGCATCGCCAGCGGGCTGCTGACCCTGTTCTGCCGCCACACCTCCGCCTCGCTGCTGGTACAGGAAAACGCCAGCGAGGCGGCGCGCGACGACCTCGAACGCTATTTCCGCCACATCGCGCCCGAAAGCGACCGCTACGCCCATGACGAGGAGGGGCCGGACGACATGCCCGCCCATCTGCGCACCGCGCTGACCGACGTATCGCTGTCGATTCCGGTGATCGGCCACCGCCCGGTGCTCGGCACGTGGCAGGGCATCTACCTGTTCGAACACCGCCGCGCGGCGCACCGGCGAAGGATCGCTGTCCACCTGATCGGAGAATAA
- a CDS encoding chorismate mutase — MADATLQRFRQSIDNIDAALVFLLAERFKVTQAVGEYKAENGLPPADPGREEAQIARLRSLARDADLDPEFSEKFLRFIIDEVIRHHRSLQDGDAA, encoded by the coding sequence ATGGCCGACGCGACGCTGCAACGATTCCGCCAGAGCATCGACAATATCGATGCCGCGCTGGTGTTCCTGCTGGCCGAACGGTTCAAGGTGACGCAGGCGGTCGGCGAGTACAAGGCCGAGAACGGCCTGCCCCCGGCCGATCCCGGGCGCGAGGAAGCGCAGATCGCACGGTTGCGGTCGCTGGCGCGCGATGCCGATCTCGACCCCGAATTTTCCGAGAAATTCCTGCGCTTCATCATCGACGAGGTGATTCGGCATCACCGATCGCTGCAGGACGGGGACGCGGCGTGA
- a CDS encoding polyprenyl synthetase family protein, which produces MTATLHRLDKRTDPSLDPLMALVADDMNRVNAVILDRMQSKIPLIPELAGHLIAGGGKRMRPMLTLACAKLIGYGGTRHHLLSAAVEFIHTATLLHDDVVDGSDLRRGKRTANIIWGNPASVLVGDFLFSKSFELMVEAESLKALRVLSGASAVIAEGEVNQLTAIRRIDTPEDRYLDIIGAKTAALFAAACRIAAIVADRSDADEAALDAYGRNLGIAFQLVDDAIDYVSDADTMGKDAGDDFREGKMTLPVILAYARGDEESRAFWRDAVSGKRASDADLAHAITLIRSTRAVDDTLARARHYGQRAIDAIGRFPNGPAKDAMIEAVEFAIRRAY; this is translated from the coding sequence ATGACGGCTACCCTGCACCGCCTCGACAAGCGGACCGACCCCTCCCTCGATCCGCTGATGGCGTTGGTCGCCGACGACATGAACCGCGTCAACGCGGTGATCCTTGATCGCATGCAGTCGAAAATCCCGCTGATCCCCGAACTGGCCGGTCACCTGATCGCCGGCGGGGGCAAGCGGATGCGGCCGATGCTGACGCTCGCCTGTGCCAAGCTGATTGGCTATGGTGGCACGCGCCACCACCTGCTCTCGGCGGCGGTCGAATTCATCCATACCGCGACGCTGCTGCACGATGATGTGGTCGACGGGTCCGACCTGCGCCGGGGCAAGCGCACCGCCAACATCATCTGGGGCAATCCCGCCAGCGTGCTGGTCGGCGACTTCCTGTTTTCCAAGAGCTTCGAACTGATGGTCGAGGCGGAAAGCCTGAAGGCGCTGCGCGTCCTGTCGGGCGCCTCCGCCGTGATCGCGGAAGGGGAGGTCAACCAGTTGACCGCCATCCGCCGCATCGACACGCCCGAGGATCGCTATCTCGACATCATCGGGGCCAAGACCGCGGCGCTGTTCGCCGCCGCCTGCCGCATCGCCGCGATCGTCGCCGACCGCTCCGACGCCGACGAGGCCGCCTTGGACGCCTATGGCCGCAACCTTGGCATCGCGTTCCAGCTGGTCGACGATGCGATCGATTACGTCTCCGACGCCGACACCATGGGCAAGGACGCCGGTGACGATTTCCGCGAAGGCAAGATGACGCTGCCCGTCATCCTCGCCTATGCCCGCGGCGACGAGGAATCGCGTGCCTTCTGGCGCGACGCGGTGTCGGGCAAGCGGGCGTCTGACGCCGATCTGGCGCATGCCATCACCCTGATCCGTTCGACCCGCGCGGTCGACGACACCCTCGCGCGGGCGCGGCATTATGGGCAGCGGGCGATCGACGCCATCGGCCGCTTTCCCAATGGTCCGGCGAAGGATGCGATGATCGAAGCGGTCGAATTCGCCATCCGCCGGGCCTACTGA
- a CDS encoding DUF1810 domain-containing protein, whose amino-acid sequence MTGSLDRFVIAQQRDHATALAELRAGAKRSHWMWYIFPQLRGLGQSAMAETYGIADLAEARAYLAHPVLGARLVESAEALLAHRGKDIVAILGSIDAMKLRSSMTLFERATANTEPRFAAVLDAFYAGARDPVTLRLLG is encoded by the coding sequence ATGACCGGATCGCTCGACCGCTTCGTCATCGCGCAACAGCGCGACCATGCCACCGCGCTCGCCGAACTGCGCGCCGGGGCCAAGCGCAGCCACTGGATGTGGTACATCTTTCCGCAGCTGCGCGGGCTGGGGCAGAGCGCGATGGCTGAGACCTATGGCATCGCCGATCTCGCCGAGGCGCGGGCGTATCTGGCCCATCCGGTGCTCGGCGCGCGGCTGGTCGAATCGGCCGAGGCGCTGCTGGCACATCGCGGCAAGGATATCGTCGCCATCCTCGGCAGCATCGACGCGATGAAGCTGCGCTCGTCGATGACCCTGTTCGAGCGTGCGACGGCGAATACCGAACCGCGCTTCGCCGCAGTCCTCGACGCTTTTTACGCAGGCGCGCGCGACCCGGTGACGCTACGCCTGCTCGGCTAA
- a CDS encoding aspartate kinase: MARIVMKFGGTSMAGIERIRNVAQRVKREVEAGNQVAVVVSAMAGDTDRLVGFCREASALYDPREYDAVVSSGEQVTSGLLAIALQAIGVPARSWLGWQLPIRTSDAHATARIESIDTAALDESLAKGEVAVIPGFQGVTDANRITTLGRGGSDTSAVAMAAAMQADRCDIYTDVDGVYTTDPRIVPRARKLARVTYEEMLELASVGAKVLQTRSVGLAMKEKVRVRVLSSFDDTRDEDGYRGTLIVGEEEVTDMERQLITGIAHDKNEAKITLVAVPDRPGAVASIFAPLAGTGINVDMIVQNIAHSTGSTDVTFTVPSAELARALDTLEKAKDDIGFQKVLHDTRVAKVSVVGVGMRSHAGVASTMFTALADRGINIQAITTSEIKVSVLIEEDYTELAVRVLHTAYGLDAEG; the protein is encoded by the coding sequence ATGGCGCGGATCGTGATGAAGTTCGGTGGCACCTCGATGGCGGGGATCGAACGTATTCGCAACGTCGCCCAGCGCGTGAAGCGCGAGGTGGAGGCCGGCAACCAGGTCGCAGTGGTCGTGTCGGCAATGGCGGGCGACACCGACCGGCTGGTCGGCTTCTGCCGCGAGGCATCGGCGCTGTACGACCCGCGCGAATATGACGCGGTGGTGTCGTCGGGCGAGCAGGTGACCAGCGGGCTGCTGGCGATCGCACTCCAGGCGATCGGCGTGCCGGCGCGCTCGTGGCTCGGCTGGCAATTGCCGATCCGCACCAGCGACGCCCATGCGACCGCGCGGATCGAATCGATCGACACGGCCGCGCTCGACGAGTCGCTCGCCAAGGGCGAAGTGGCGGTGATCCCTGGATTCCAGGGCGTGACCGACGCCAACCGCATCACCACGCTGGGGCGCGGCGGGTCGGACACGTCGGCGGTGGCGATGGCGGCGGCGATGCAGGCCGATCGCTGCGACATCTACACCGATGTCGACGGCGTCTATACTACCGACCCGCGGATCGTGCCGCGTGCGCGCAAGCTGGCGCGGGTGACGTACGAGGAAATGCTCGAACTCGCCTCGGTCGGGGCGAAGGTGCTGCAGACCCGCTCGGTCGGGCTGGCAATGAAGGAAAAGGTCCGCGTGCGCGTGCTGTCGTCGTTCGACGATACCCGCGACGAGGACGGTTATCGTGGAACGCTGATCGTCGGCGAAGAGGAAGTGACGGACATGGAACGGCAGCTCATCACCGGTATCGCCCACGACAAGAACGAGGCGAAGATCACGCTGGTCGCGGTGCCCGACCGCCCCGGCGCGGTGGCATCGATCTTCGCGCCGCTGGCCGGCACCGGCATCAACGTCGACATGATCGTGCAGAACATCGCCCATTCGACCGGGTCGACCGACGTGACCTTCACCGTGCCGTCGGCCGAACTGGCCCGCGCGCTCGACACGCTGGAAAAGGCGAAGGACGATATCGGCTTCCAGAAGGTGCTTCACGACACCCGCGTCGCCAAGGTGTCGGTGGTCGGCGTGGGCATGCGCAGCCATGCCGGCGTCGCCTCGACGATGTTCACCGCGCTGGCCGACCGCGGCATCAATATCCAGGCGATCACCACGTCGGAGATCAAGGTCAGCGTGCTGATCGAAGAGGATTATACCGAGCTCGCGGTGCGCGTGCTGCATACCGCCTACGGGCTGGACGCGGAGGGGTAA
- a CDS encoding PQQ-dependent sugar dehydrogenase — MLPFHALIPAAMLLVACNGGGADAPGTVSPAPTATPTPTPSPTATTPTGGVPFATREVATFNAPWAMTFLPDGRMLVTEKGGTLVLVSADGSQKTTAATIPVDSAGQGGLMDVVLAPDFASSRRVYLSYSVAGDGGKGVVLARGVLDGNRVTGISELFRATPFVSGDGHYSGRIAFAPDGQHLFFTNGERQKFDPAQDPKATLGKVLRLTLDGKPAGDPGLTAKGFHPAVWSYGHRNLLGIAFDAQGNLWEQEMGPKGGDEVNLILPGRNYGYPLVSEGDHYDGRPIPRHSTRPDLEAPKVAWNPVISPGGLIVYSGKLFPQYAGDLFIGGLSSEALVRVDVNGTNAAKGDQWPMNARIREVEEGPDGAIWVLQDGSNAKLLKLTPRS; from the coding sequence ATGTTGCCATTCCATGCGCTGATCCCCGCCGCGATGTTGCTGGTCGCGTGCAACGGCGGCGGGGCCGATGCGCCGGGCACGGTGTCGCCCGCGCCGACCGCCACTCCGACGCCCACGCCCTCCCCGACCGCCACCACCCCGACCGGCGGGGTGCCGTTCGCGACTCGCGAGGTCGCGACGTTCAACGCACCTTGGGCGATGACCTTCCTGCCCGACGGACGGATGCTGGTGACCGAAAAGGGGGGCACGCTGGTGCTGGTCAGTGCCGATGGCAGCCAGAAGACGACCGCCGCGACGATCCCGGTCGATTCGGCGGGGCAAGGCGGGCTGATGGACGTGGTCCTCGCCCCCGACTTCGCCAGCAGCCGGCGGGTGTATCTGAGCTATTCGGTGGCGGGTGACGGCGGCAAGGGCGTGGTGCTGGCGCGCGGGGTGCTCGACGGCAATCGGGTGACCGGAATCAGCGAACTGTTCCGCGCGACGCCGTTCGTCAGCGGCGACGGCCATTATTCGGGCCGCATCGCCTTTGCCCCCGATGGCCAGCACCTGTTCTTCACCAATGGCGAACGGCAGAAATTCGATCCGGCACAGGACCCCAAGGCGACCCTGGGCAAGGTGCTGCGCCTGACGCTCGACGGAAAGCCCGCGGGCGATCCGGGACTGACAGCCAAGGGCTTCCATCCCGCCGTCTGGTCGTACGGCCACCGCAACCTGCTGGGCATCGCGTTCGACGCGCAGGGCAATTTGTGGGAGCAGGAAATGGGGCCGAAGGGCGGCGACGAGGTCAATCTGATCCTGCCCGGCCGCAATTATGGCTATCCTTTGGTGTCGGAGGGGGACCATTATGACGGCCGGCCGATCCCGCGCCATTCGACCCGCCCCGATCTGGAGGCGCCCAAGGTCGCGTGGAACCCGGTGATCTCGCCGGGCGGGCTGATCGTCTATTCGGGCAAGCTGTTCCCGCAATATGCCGGCGACCTGTTCATCGGCGGCCTGTCGAGCGAGGCGCTGGTCCGGGTCGATGTCAACGGCACCAATGCCGCCAAGGGCGACCAGTGGCCGATGAACGCCCGCATCCGCGAGGTGGAGGAAGGGCCGGATGGCGCGATCTGGGTGTTGCAGGACGGGAGCAATGCCAAGCTGCTGAAGCTGACTCCGCGCAGCTGA
- a CDS encoding NAD(P)H-dependent flavin oxidoreductase, with protein sequence MARGCDFLGSETAILCGAMSWVSERNLVAAISNAGGFGVIACGAMTPELLDAEIAGTKALTSKPFGVNLITMHPALFDLIEVCARHRVTHVVLAGGLPPKGSLEAIKATGAKVIAFAPALALAKKLIRSGADALVIEGMEAGGHIGPVSTSVLAQEMLPEVADQVPVFVAGGIGRGEAIAGYLDMGAAGVQLGTRFVCATESIAHPAFKKAFLRASARDAVASVQIDPRLPVIPVRALKNAGGELFTAKQREVAQMLDEGGVAMAEAQLQIEHYWAGALRRAVIDGDVEHGSLMAGQSVGMVTKEEPAAEIIATLMAEAAQALEKRAA encoded by the coding sequence ATGGCGCGCGGCTGTGACTTCCTGGGCTCCGAAACCGCGATCCTGTGCGGCGCGATGTCGTGGGTGAGCGAGCGCAACCTCGTCGCCGCGATTTCCAATGCCGGCGGGTTCGGCGTCATCGCGTGCGGGGCGATGACCCCCGAGCTGCTCGATGCCGAGATCGCGGGGACCAAGGCGCTGACGAGCAAGCCGTTCGGCGTGAACCTGATCACCATGCACCCGGCGCTGTTCGACCTGATCGAGGTGTGCGCGCGCCACCGCGTCACCCATGTCGTGCTGGCCGGCGGGCTGCCGCCCAAGGGGTCGCTGGAGGCGATCAAGGCGACCGGTGCCAAGGTCATCGCCTTTGCGCCTGCCCTTGCGCTGGCCAAGAAGCTGATCCGGTCGGGCGCCGACGCGCTGGTGATCGAGGGGATGGAGGCCGGCGGGCATATCGGCCCGGTTTCCACCAGCGTGCTGGCGCAGGAAATGCTGCCCGAGGTCGCGGACCAGGTGCCGGTGTTCGTCGCCGGCGGGATCGGCCGGGGCGAGGCGATCGCCGGTTATCTCGACATGGGCGCGGCGGGGGTGCAGCTCGGCACGCGCTTCGTCTGCGCGACCGAATCGATCGCGCACCCGGCGTTCAAGAAGGCGTTTTTGCGGGCGTCGGCGCGTGATGCGGTCGCCAGTGTCCAGATCGACCCGCGCCTGCCGGTGATTCCGGTGCGTGCGCTGAAGAATGCCGGGGGCGAGCTGTTCACCGCCAAGCAGCGCGAAGTGGCGCAGATGCTGGACGAAGGCGGCGTGGCGATGGCCGAGGCGCAGTTGCAGATCGAACATTATTGGGCGGGCGCGCTGCGCCGGGCGGTGATCGACGGCGATGTCGAACATGGCAGCCTGATGGCCGGGCAGTCGGTCGGCATGGTGACGAAGGAGGAACCGGCGGCCGAGATCATCGCGACGCTGATGGCCGAGGCGGCGCAGGCGCTGGAGAAGCGGGCGGCCTGA
- a CDS encoding DUF6508 domain-containing protein → MVDRLPPPDPVPLAPFAAVFADPGFAFGSWGGGGSTDGVVEMPYFQLSAEAGAFVQAAYAAHWVRPDIDWSTFAGSEAYRSLRDDPARVAMADTDLLARMLTMLIRGDRFSEGLLAAAFADGTLPAIARRMAVLAEQA, encoded by the coding sequence ATGGTCGATCGCCTGCCGCCGCCCGACCCCGTGCCGCTCGCGCCGTTCGCAGCGGTGTTCGCCGATCCGGGGTTCGCCTTCGGATCGTGGGGCGGCGGCGGATCGACCGATGGGGTGGTGGAGATGCCCTATTTCCAGCTGTCGGCAGAGGCCGGGGCCTTCGTCCAGGCGGCCTATGCCGCGCATTGGGTACGACCGGATATCGATTGGTCGACCTTTGCGGGCAGCGAAGCCTATCGGTCGCTGCGAGACGATCCGGCACGGGTCGCCATGGCCGATACCGACCTGCTGGCAAGGATGCTGACGATGCTCATCCGGGGCGATCGGTTCAGCGAGGGGTTGCTCGCTGCCGCCTTTGCGGACGGAACCCTGCCCGCCATCGCCCGGCGTATGGCGGTGTTAGCCGAGCAGGCGTAG
- the rimP gene encoding ribosome maturation protein RimP → MADIAELTRLIEPEAKALGFALVRVKMMGGKSDPTLQIMAERPDTRQLTIDDCAELSRRISDLLDENDPIEEAYRLEVSSPGIDRPLTRLADYDDWKGFEARVTLDAPIDNRKQLTGILLGTDGDQVSIDVRKHKAMTVPFAAIIDAKLLITDALLKATAPLSAEGADEFEDEPADDEPADAEGLN, encoded by the coding sequence ATGGCGGATATCGCCGAACTGACGCGACTGATCGAACCGGAGGCCAAGGCGCTGGGCTTTGCGCTCGTGCGCGTGAAGATGATGGGCGGCAAGTCGGACCCGACGCTGCAGATCATGGCCGAACGCCCCGACACGCGCCAGCTGACCATCGACGACTGCGCCGAACTGTCGCGCCGCATCTCCGACCTACTCGACGAGAACGACCCGATCGAGGAGGCGTATCGGCTGGAGGTATCGTCGCCCGGCATCGACCGGCCGCTGACGCGCCTTGCCGATTATGACGACTGGAAGGGGTTCGAGGCGCGCGTGACGCTCGACGCCCCGATCGACAATCGCAAGCAGCTGACCGGCATCCTGCTCGGCACCGACGGCGATCAGGTCAGCATCGACGTGCGCAAGCACAAGGCGATGACCGTCCCCTTCGCCGCGATCATCGATGCCAAGCTGCTGATTACCGACGCCTTGCTCAAGGCGACCGCGCCGCTCTCTGCCGAGGGTGCCGACGAATTCGAAGACGAACCTGCCGACGACGAACCGGCTGACGCAGAAGGACTGAACTGA
- the nusA gene encoding transcription termination factor NusA — MATAVTANRAELIAIANSVASEKMIDKAIVIEAMEDAIQRAAKTRYGSENDIRAKLDPQTGDLRLWRVLEVVELVDDHFKQIGEKDAQRLQKGATVGDYIVDPLPPIEFGRIQAQASKQVILQKVRDAERERQFEEFKDRQGEIITGVVKRVEFGHVVVDLGRAEGVIRRDQQIPREAVRVGDRVRSLILNVRRENRGPQIFLSRAHPDFMKKLFAQEVPEIYDGIIEIKAAARDPGSRAKIGVISHDGSIDPVGACVGMKGSRVQAVVQEMQGEKIDIIPWSPDTATFVVNALQPANVARVVLDEEEDRIEVVVPDDQLSLAIGRRGQNVRLASQLTGKAIDILTEADASEKRQKEFIERSGMFEKELDVDETLAQLLVAEGFGELEEVAYVEIEELASIEGFDEDLAQELQSRAQEAIERREQAAREERTALGVEDALAELPYLTEAMLVTLGKAGIKTLDDLADLATDELVEKKKAEPRRRGDDAPKREAPKGGILAEYGLSDEQGNEIIMAARAHWFADEDAATEESEDAVAESDQ, encoded by the coding sequence ATGGCCACCGCCGTCACCGCCAACCGGGCGGAACTGATCGCGATCGCGAATTCGGTCGCATCGGAAAAGATGATCGACAAGGCCATCGTGATCGAGGCGATGGAGGACGCGATCCAGCGCGCCGCCAAGACGCGCTACGGGTCGGAAAACGACATCCGTGCGAAGCTCGATCCGCAGACCGGCGACCTTCGCCTGTGGCGCGTGCTCGAAGTCGTCGAACTGGTCGACGATCACTTCAAGCAGATCGGCGAGAAGGACGCGCAGCGGCTTCAGAAGGGCGCGACCGTCGGCGACTATATCGTCGATCCGCTGCCCCCGATCGAATTCGGTCGCATCCAGGCGCAGGCATCGAAGCAGGTCATCCTGCAGAAGGTCCGCGACGCCGAGCGCGAGCGCCAGTTCGAAGAATTCAAGGACCGTCAGGGTGAGATCATCACCGGCGTCGTCAAGCGGGTCGAATTCGGTCACGTCGTCGTCGATCTCGGCCGCGCCGAAGGCGTCATCCGCCGCGACCAGCAGATCCCGCGCGAAGCCGTCCGCGTCGGCGACCGCGTCCGTTCGCTGATCCTGAACGTCCGCCGCGAAAACCGCGGTCCGCAGATCTTCCTCAGCCGCGCGCATCCCGACTTCATGAAGAAGCTGTTCGCGCAGGAAGTGCCCGAAATCTACGACGGCATCATCGAGATCAAGGCCGCCGCCCGCGATCCGGGGTCGCGTGCCAAGATCGGCGTCATTTCGCATGACGGCTCGATCGATCCGGTCGGCGCCTGCGTCGGCATGAAGGGCAGCCGCGTGCAGGCGGTCGTGCAGGAAATGCAGGGCGAAAAGATCGACATCATCCCGTGGTCGCCCGACACCGCGACCTTCGTCGTCAACGCGCTGCAGCCGGCGAACGTCGCGCGCGTGGTGCTGGACGAGGAAGAGGACCGCATCGAAGTCGTCGTTCCCGATGATCAGTTGTCGCTCGCCATCGGTCGTCGCGGCCAGAATGTCCGCCTCGCCAGCCAGCTGACCGGCAAGGCGATCGACATCCTGACCGAAGCCGATGCGTCGGAAAAGCGGCAGAAGGAATTCATCGAACGCTCGGGCATGTTCGAGAAGGAGCTCGACGTCGACGAGACGCTGGCGCAGCTGCTGGTCGCCGAAGGCTTCGGCGAACTCGAAGAAGTTGCCTATGTCGAGATCGAGGAACTGGCGAGCATCGAAGGCTTCGACGAAGACCTTGCGCAGGAGCTGCAGAGCCGTGCGCAGGAAGCGATCGAACGCCGCGAACAGGCCGCTCGCGAAGAGCGGACCGCTTTGGGCGTCGAGGATGCACTGGCCGAACTGCCGTACCTGACCGAAGCGATGCTGGTCACGCTCGGCAAGGCCGGCATCAAGACGCTCGACGATCTCGCCGACCTCGCGACCGACGAACTGGTCGAAAAGAAGAAGGCCGAACCGCGCCGTCGCGGCGACGATGCCCCGAAGCGCGAAGCGCCCAAGGGCGGCATCCTCGCCGAATATGGCCTGAGCGACGAGCAGGGTAACGAGATCATCATGGCCGCCCGCGCCCATTGGTTCGCCGATGAAGACGCGGCGACCGAAGAATCGGAGGACGCAGTTGCGGAATCCGACCAATGA
- the ubiG gene encoding bifunctional 2-polyprenyl-6-hydroxyphenol methylase/3-demethylubiquinol 3-O-methyltransferase UbiG translates to MAADWWNPKGSSAMLHRLNPVRLAYLRAAIDSHWDGDAAGFTPLAGKTVLDVGCGAGLLAEPLARLGGQVTGVDAAPENIGAAAAHAALTGLSIEYLAGGVEAIAGRQFDLVTSLEVIEHVADPAAFVRGLADAVAPGGLLVVSTPNRTALSRLAMITVAEGTGMIPRGTHDWDRFLTPPELTAHLQAAGMTVSPPAGLSFSAARGFTLSDDIALDYFLTATRG, encoded by the coding sequence ATGGCGGCCGACTGGTGGAACCCGAAGGGCAGCTCGGCGATGCTCCACCGGCTGAACCCGGTGCGGCTGGCGTACCTCCGCGCGGCGATCGATTCGCATTGGGACGGCGATGCGGCCGGCTTCACGCCGCTGGCCGGCAAGACGGTGCTCGATGTCGGCTGCGGCGCCGGGCTCCTCGCCGAACCGCTCGCCCGGTTGGGCGGGCAGGTGACCGGCGTCGACGCCGCGCCCGAAAATATCGGGGCCGCCGCCGCCCATGCGGCGCTCACCGGCCTGTCGATCGAGTATCTGGCGGGTGGCGTGGAAGCGATCGCCGGGCGGCAGTTCGACCTCGTCACCTCGCTGGAGGTGATCGAGCATGTCGCCGACCCCGCCGCCTTCGTGCGCGGGCTGGCCGATGCGGTCGCACCGGGCGGGCTGCTGGTCGTGTCGACGCCCAACCGCACCGCGCTGTCGCGCCTCGCCATGATTACAGTCGCCGAGGGGACGGGCATGATCCCGCGCGGCACGCACGACTGGGACCGGTTCCTCACCCCGCCGGAACTGACCGCGCATCTGCAGGCGGCGGGGATGACGGTGTCGCCGCCCGCCGGCCTGTCCTTCTCCGCCGCGCGCGGCTTCACCCTGTCCGACGATATCGCGCTCGACTATTTCCTGACCGCGACGCGGGGCTGA